The nucleotide sequence tactttttcttcatgcacttccatggggggaggttgtacatccatacaaacacgggccatgtgctgtggttggtgttctggtttccaaacggattcatgccatcggtactcgcaccaagcatgatgttccttggatcttctgcAGAACATCCATATACGGTGTTGAATGCTCCACTGGCTACCATCCACGAGGTGTCTCAGCCTCGGATCATCTCCATtgtcgggcttcttcttctccgcgtgccagcgcatgagctttgcttccttaggatctacgaaataccgctgcagacggggagtgaacaaaaagtaccatacaactttatgaggagctttctttcctgccttcttgtatcgagaaagCATTGCACACTGTACAACTAGTTTTTCCCGCGTGCTCCCCCCGATAAATGATACAATCGTTCATGCATGCGTGGTACCTAATATGCGGCAAATCAAAAGGGaaaacgattttcttggcctcctcgaaACTAGTAGGACACaagttccccgcgggaagaactttattatgtagatacttcaaatgctcatcgaggcttttgtttgtccatttgtttttggcattcgtctttagaagttcgagcgtgaaactcaagcgggtcacctcgggatcgcaacTGTCATACAATGGAGTCCTCAAGTCTACTTCAACTTGCACCAGCTTGGCCTCCTCTTtagaagcagctctctcgctagtcgtactcttgcgaaggaggtctcaaacatgagggtcctgcacgacTGCACTTAGTAGCATCGAAGACTACGGCGTGACCGCCGTCTCTTCTCTGCCATGTCCAGACTCTTGTTCGCCATGTCCGGAACCTTCTCCTCTGCCGTCATCATTTCCGGGCTCTTCCCCTCCGACATGTCCGGCGCCATCATCTTCATgtcgatcggtcatctcttcgtctagccccatcttgttattccctgccatgtggacgtcctcctcctcatcatcttcttcgcttatccactgagtatagccatccatgaaaccattcatcagcaggtgcgccttcaaagtgccatgatcaaaagggtccaaaaggactccttgcatcttgcacacggacatctaatcctagtccgattatttgcatacatgtccatcaccgcggattgcatgtaccgctccaccttccatccactcaccttcatgaccgactgcacagtataacaagcaaaagggttataaaataaataatgcatgcttcaaagtcatatatataaaattttggcatgaccttgcctaaaaataggacatattgagtttgctcgaaattcaccgaaacggaaataaatcgacatttcggcaaaacataagcaaGTCGAGGGCATGTCATTCGCACAAATCTCTCCATATATATATCCCAAACACACATATTCTCATTcacacacatattcccattcttgaAATGAACAACTTTTTACTCACGATTAATTAGATGATGAGAGAGAACAATCGAGAGAGCACGTGTGGTtggctaaatagctagctagatgtagttgttggggaggagaggtgaatctagctagctaactaatggagaggggttatggtggaggggggcattaatgggggagagaagagaggtgtaggagaaagagagaggccatttatggaggagggtgccattaatgaggagagaagagatgtaggaggaagagagaagaagagcaacaatggtggagagtggagaggggagaggggaaaggagggggagaAAGGGCAAAGTGGGggagtggagggggagggggggtgaAAAGGTGGCACCAGCTGCAACTAGCAATAGCGCTGATTTGCAAAAAGCGTTGCTGCTATTGGACTTAGTAGTAGTGCTCTCCAGGGAAAGAgctactactaagtggggcccaCTAGCAGTAGCGGCGCATTTAAACAGAGCGCTGCTActaaactgttagtagtagcgcatttttcTGTACACCGCTACAACTACGGCGACCGTCGGTGGCCTCGTCTGGTCCCACATAGTAGTAGCGTGTCTCTGCTACACAGCGCTACTACTATAGAGTTACTAGTAGCGCTTTCCaggaaaaacgctactgctaaatagAAGCAGCGTTTACTattttccagcgctactactatgatgttgtgtataagcattttcctagtagtgctaagcccctctggtatctatataaaccggagggtagatCGGAGGCATGATCACAACATTGCTAAATTAGCtaatctagggttagccgaatcgatctcgaggtagatcaactcttgtaacccctataccctcgaatataatcaagcaggagtagagttttacctccattaagagggcccgaacctgggtaacactgTGTCCTTTCTCCatagttaccattgatcctcagacgtatagcttgggaccccctacccgagatctgccggttctgACACTGAcaccctcctagcgtgccttttctagtcagtctcccctcataccgcgactgagggagaccaatcttcttaaggtcaggaatgaagtcaacacaaaacccaatgacctcctTCGTTTGATGGCCCGTATAGATGCTTCCtcctggcctagcacggttataaacatatttctttaagactcacATAAACCTCTCAAagtggaacatattgtgtagaaatacaggtcccagaatggcaatctcatcgactagatgaactaggacgtgcgtcatgatattaaagaaggtgttgggaacaccagctcgaaactgacaagacattgcgctaGATCACTCCTTAACATTGGTAGGATTTcaggatcgatcaccttctaagagattgcattgaggaatgcacatagcttcacaatggtcgaatgttttccggtagaagccccatcaatgcaaccggaagcagttgcgtcataatcatgtggcagtcatgagactttaggttctgaactTTTTCTcttccatatttattattccctttatatttgacgagaagccaaacgggaccttcatactgagcagtcatccaaagaagatttccttctcttctttggtaagagcatagctggcaggaccttcagactactttggaggcatgccgtctttttcgtgcacaccttgttggtcctcccatgcctccggtgtatcttttgtcttcccatacacgcccaagaagcttagcaggttcacacaaagattcttcgtcgcgtgcatcatgtcgattgcagagcggacctctaggtctttccagtagggtaggtcccaaaatatagatttcttcttccacatgggtgcgcgtccctcagcgtcattcggaaaagatagtccaccgggaccctttctgAAGATTACAtgcaaatcattgaccatagcaagtatgtgatcaccagtaCGGACGACGGGCTtgttccggtgatctgcctcacctttgaaatgcttgcctttctttcgacattgatggttggtcgaaagaaatcgacgatgccccaggtacacattcttcctgaaatatatacttttggtgtcatctaaacagtgcgtgcatgcgtggtatcccttttttgtgtcctgaaaggttactgagagcaggccaatcattgatggttacaaatagcaacgcatgtaggtcaaacTCCTGCTGGtcttgctcatcccacacacgtacaccttttccattccactactgtaaaagttcttcaactaatggccttaggtacacatcaatatcgcTACCGGGTTGCTTAGGTCCTTGGAtaagcactggcatcataatgaacttccgcttcatgcacaaccaagatggaaggttatatatacatagagtcacgggtcaGGTGATGTGGTTGTTGCTCTGCtctccaaaaggattaatgccatccgctcttaaaccaaaccatacgttccttgcgtcacctgcaaagtcccccccccacgttctctcgatttttctccactgtgacccgtcagcgggtgctctcaacttcccttctttcttacggtcctctttgtgccattgcatccacttggcatgctctttatttctgaatagacgtttcaactgtggtattataggagcataccacatcaccttggtagtAACCcccttcctggggcgctcgccatcaacatcaccagggtctgatcttataccgcaatgcaccgcatatcgggcatgcgttcaaatcctcgtacgcaccgcggtagaggatgcagtcattagggcatgcatgtatcttctgcacctccaatcctagagggaatATAACCTTCTTTGCTCTGTACGTACTGTCTGGCAATTCGTTAatctttggaagcttcttcttcaatattttcagtagcttctcaaatccgttgtcagatacaccattgcctgccttccattgcagcaattccagcgtggtaccgagctttgtgttgccatcttcgcaattggggtacaaccctttttttgtGATCCTATAACATGCGATCGAAtttcaacttctccttttcactttggcATTGTATCTTTTGATCAACAATGACctggcgaagatcatcatcgggcacatcgtctggttcctcttaatCTTCAGCTTCCactgttgcagcatcaccatattcagggggcacatagttgtcatcatcctcttcttcttcattgtcttccatcataacccctctttcttcgtgcttggtccaaacattatagtgtggcatgaaaccccgttttctactagtgacaggaCTCTACTGTTGctgttttttttggtttagtttctGTTCTTTTTGTCAAACTTTTGAGATTGGCTGTGTCCATCCTAATTATGCCGGGTGCTACCTGTGATTTAAGTTGGAATCACATTTTTGCAATTATAATTTGTATTTTTACCCGAGTGTTATTTTGGTATCAAGGTAGACTATGTTTATTTATTTGAGATTGACCTCACACCAGGAAAAAGtatatttgtttatttatttatttccactGGAGTGTTGCTACTCGCACACTTTCACATATGGGGAGATGGTTCTGTTTCTTAGAGCATATACAACCGCGTATCGTAATTATCATCCCTCGTATGTCTGGCTTGTGGGCGGATTCAATCTATGGTCATCGAAGGCCTCCTAAAACCGCGTAGTTCCGTATGTCTGGCTTGTGTGCGGTGATAATCCTTGTTTCTTAGAGCATACTAGAACATATAGGCGCACGTTGCTGTGCCCGTCTAttctaaaataataataataatagaaatatCTGATTAATTTGAACAGTTCAAATTATAGTGCTTCAAGTTCAGAACCATAGAGAAAGACTGTTTGATTTTGCTAGAATACACTTTGTTTAACTAAGAGGCCACACGAAACTTTATACTCTCAATATGCCAAATCCACCCAAATCGTAGGCGAGCTGCACCTCTAGCCCACGCGCGCTCTTTTTTCCGAGATGGATACATCCGTGAACGAGAGAGCGCCGAAGTCGCTGTCCGGAGCAGCAGCCCATTAACGTTGGGCCGGCCGGTACGCACGAGTTGGAGTGGTAAAACGGCCGTTAGGGTGAGGTGGGATGATAGGACGATCTGGAGTGTTGGAAGACCGATCGAACGGTTTGAAGCGTTAAATCGGTGTAGAGAGCCCTAGCTCACCCCATTATACTGTTTCTCAATACAACCGCGTAGTTCCGTATGTCTGGCTTGTGTGCGGTGATAATCCTTGTGTGCGGTTTCTTAGAGCATATTTGTGTGCGGATGACGATATTTTATTTTATAATCCTGATCAAACATACATATGTTTAGGAAACGATGGTCAATTTTTCTTTTTATAGTAGGAACAAGCTAGCTAACCTTACTGTCAAAACCACTTGATATGATCTCTCCCGTCAGCGTCGTCATCGAGTACAACTGTACGTACTAAACAACGTTTCAACCATATGTGGTTGGTCGATCGATTTCTGGTCCATTCCAACAATTTATGATCGGATGGTCCACTGAAATGAGCATCAGAGAAACTTGTTGTCGCATGCCCGTCGTGATTCATAATGATAAAAACAGAGCACACCTACGGAACTACCTAGTGAGCCATAGAAGCATGTCCGGCCGGCCGTCCTACTAAGCCCCGGCCATCCACGGTGGCCATGGCGAACTCGCACATGTTCAGCCTGCGCCGGAGCAAGGCTAACTTCAACCGCATCATCTCGCTCTTCTCCGGCGTCTTGGCGGCTGGCAAGTGGTTCGACAACATTTGCAAGTGGAAGAACCCGCTGACTACCAGCCTCGTCCACGTGTTGTTCTTGATCCTTGTGTGCTACCCGGAGCTGATCTTGTCGACGGTGTTCTTGTACATATCCCTGATCGGGGTGTGGAACTACCGGCGAAGGCCGCGTAACCCACCGCACATGGACACGGTGTTGTCGCATGCGGAGCAGGCGCAGCCGGACGAGCTGGATGAGGAGTTCGACACGTTTCCGACGTCCAAGCCGGGCGATGTGGTGCTTATGAGGTATGACCGGCTGAGGAGTGTCGCCGGCAGGGTGCAGACGGTGGTCGGTGACCTGGCCATGCAGGGAGAGCGCGCCCAGTCCCTGCTCAACTGGCGCGACCCTAGGGCCACCGCTATGTTCATCACATTCTCATTCATCATCGCCATCGTGCTCTACGTAACGCCATTTCAGGTGGTGGCCGTCCTCGCTGGCCTGTACCTCCTCGGGCACCCCCGGCTCCGGAGCAAGCAGCCGTCGGCGCCCTTCAACTTCTACAAGCGTCTCCCAGCCAAGGGTGATATGCTCCTATGACCAAGCCATTGATTTTCTTGCATGGAGTTTACACTTTTATTAGTATACCACTAGGTaactgcccgtgcattgcaacgggagaacaaTAGTCATTTATGCATTGGTGATATATTTAGGTCATGCTTTCAAAAATAAATCAACCAAGAGCTCTTTACCCTCCTATTGGTATCGTATAAAACATGTGCAATACATGTATTAGTTGATGAAATAGACATATATAGATTGTATATAGTTAAACCCACATGCATTGCTATGGAGAAAAAAAAATAGGATCACCGAAATGCAACTTTCTCATTTCCTAATTAATCTGGGGCACCTTGTTCCACCATCAACTATCTTTTCACTCAAGAACCAACAAAACCTAGTTTAGTGTGACAATCAACACTACCAGAATAACTGGCGATGCCGACGGCCGAACCTATGCCgatggcccccgtcggcatagataggCATatcccgaaggcccagcccaggcCGTCGGCATATAAAAGCCGTCGGCGTATatcaatctatgccgacggctccCGTCGGCAAAGCTTAGCCGTCGGCATCGATAGAAATATGCctacggtggccgtcggcatagaggaggccgtcggcatagcacGTGGGCCCGGCTACCCGGACGGAGATGGCCTTTTGACGGCGTCAATCTACGCCGACGGgctaacggcggccgtcggcatagacgccacgtcatcgatccgcgtcgcCCGCCACGACATCGATCCACGTCGCTCGCCCGTCCGTGGGGtggcaaatctatgccgacggcctggccgtcggcataggtctggCCCATCGAtgttgccacgtcatcgatccgcgccCTTGGGCATGTCATCGGTCcatgctctggtggcattgctacccccccccccctcccagggcccccgtcccgcctaaccctgtagcgtttgaccacgggatctagccctttgactttgcacggacgggttttgaccagtggaactatccacccggtcgtgttaggtcagcccatacaaacactttagagcaacatccgggccaaacccacagtaagatcccctccgtgtagacccgatgcgtccgtttcccccctccaggtgccggcggcggcgccgtccgtgtaagggggcacaccccggagacgcgtgccgcctcttcggacatgccaccacaccaccccgcatgtatgaggtcccggtgcgatgctcgggtggcattgctaccccctgggcccccgtcccgcctaaccctgtagcgtttgaccacgggatctagccctttgactttgcacggacgggctttgagcagtggacctatccacccggtcgtgttaggtcagctcatacgaacactttagagcaacatccgggcGAGACCCACGTCAAGATCTCCTCTGTGTAgatccgacgcgtccgtttccccccatccaggtgccggcggcggcgccatccgtgatagggggggcacaccccggagacgcgtgctgggcgtttgcacccgccacaacacttccagacttgtgagaggccgcctacgcaagatt is from Triticum aestivum cultivar Chinese Spring chromosome 1B, IWGSC CS RefSeq v2.1, whole genome shotgun sequence and encodes:
- the LOC123084045 gene encoding FT-interacting protein 7-like, with translation MANSHMFSLRRSKANFNRIISLFSGVLAAGKWFDNICKWKNPLTTSLVHVLFLILVCYPELILSTVFLYISLIGVWNYRRRPRNPPHMDTVLSHAEQAQPDELDEEFDTFPTSKPGDVVLMRYDRLRSVAGRVQTVVGDLAMQGERAQSLLNWRDPRATAMFITFSFIIAIVLYVTPFQVVAVLAGLYLLGHPRLRSKQPSAPFNFYKRLPAKGDMLL